The DNA window ATGACGCGGCTCGTCAGCACTTCCTTCTCGGCCGGCTTGCCCTCGCGCTTGAAGAAGCCGCCCGGAATGCGGCCGGATGCGTACGTGTACTCCCGGTAGTCGACCGTGAGGGGCAGGAAGTCGATCCCCTGTCGTTCCGCCGACGCGTAGCACGCGGTGACGAGCACCACGGTGTCACCGTAGCGGACGATGACGGAACCGTTGGCCTGCTTGGCGAGCTTGCCCGTCTCAATCGAGAGGACGTTCTGGCCGATGGTCAGTTCACGCTTGTACATAGTTCTTTCTTGTCTCGAAGGCGGGACGCGGACGTCCCTGGTGACTGGCACGTGGAATCGACGCTGCGCACACACCACAGGGCAAGCGGCTGAACGTCGCTCGGGCCGCGTCGAGGGTCAGTCGAGACTGCCGTGCTACTTGCGGATGCCGAGACGGCGAATCAGGTCCGCGTATCGTCCGGTGTCCTTCCGCTTCACGTAGTCCAGCAACCGGCGGCGCTGGCCGACCAACTGCAACAGGCCGCGACGCGAATGATGGTCCTTCGCATGCACCTTGAAGTGTTCCGTCAGGTAGTTGATGCGCTCGCTGAGGATCGCCACCTGGACTTCAGGAGAGCCGGTATCACCCTCGTGCGTCTTGTAGCTGTCGATGAGTTCGGTCTTCCGCTCTTTGTTCAGTGCCACGTTCCATCACCTCCACGTACGGCCCAGAACGGACTCCTGCCGCCCAGACCGCCGTACATCACGAATCCCTTGATTCAACAGATCGGCTATTTTACTTCAGGACGACAACGGGATGCAAAACGCCGGGCCGATCGGAGGGGCGCGCGATGCCCACCAAGGTGCCGTCGGGCGCCAGCAGCCGGATGACGGCTCCGGTGGCCGCTGCCGCGTCCTGGACGGGCGAGGCATGGCGCGCCGCCACGTCGCCCGGACCGATGTCGTTCCCGTGCAGCGCCCGCCGCAGGCCTTCCTCGTTCAGCACGATCGCCGGATGTTCAGCGAGCAGCCCTTCCAGAGGGACAAGCCTGGCCAGGGCCCGTGCGGGCTGGGCCGACAGCCAATCCAGCGGAACGGCATCCTCGAGCGAGAACCGGCCGCTCTCGGTGCGGCGCAGGCGCTCGAGGCACCCGCCACATCCGAGGCGGCGTCCCAGGTCCTCCGCGAGCGCGCGGACGTAGAATCCGGCGGAGCATCGAACACGGATGTCCACGAGCGGCGCCCCGGCACGCACCACTTCCAGTTCGTGGACGACGACCCGGGCCGTCCGGACAGTCACCGGTCTTCCGCGCCTGGCCAGGACGTGCGCTCGCACGCCGTCGATCTTCTTGGCGGAGAAGCGCGGCGGAGTCTGGTCCTGTGGTCCGAGAAACGCCTGGAGCGCGGCCTCCACCTCGGCCGGGCCTGGCAGGTTGGCGTCCGCGGTGACCTCGCCGACCAG is part of the Vicinamibacterales bacterium genome and encodes:
- the rpsO gene encoding 30S ribosomal protein S15 produces the protein MALNKERKTELIDSYKTHEGDTGSPEVQVAILSERINYLTEHFKVHAKDHHSRRGLLQLVGQRRRLLDYVKRKDTGRYADLIRRLGIRK
- the truB gene encoding tRNA pseudouridine(55) synthase TruB — translated: MSAVDGVLVVDKPEGPTSHDIVAVARRALGVRAIGHAGTLDPMATGVLVLVIGRATRLAQFMSAHEKTYEATIRLGMATDTWDRTGVLVGEVTADANLPGPAEVEAALQAFLGPQDQTPPRFSAKKIDGVRAHVLARRGRPVTVRTARVVVHELEVVRAGAPLVDIRVRCSAGFYVRALAEDLGRRLGCGGCLERLRRTESGRFSLEDAVPLDWLSAQPARALARLVPLEGLLAEHPAIVLNEEGLRRALHGNDIGPGDVAARHASPVQDAAAATGAVIRLLAPDGTLVGIARPSDRPGVLHPVVVLK